The following nucleotide sequence is from Acidobacteriota bacterium.
ACATCGAGCCATGGGAATTTCTCCCCCCTCGGAAGTTCCACCGCTTGAACACCCCGGCAAAACCACGTCCCTTGCTCGTTCCGATGACATCAACCGCCTTTTCCTCAGCAAAGATGGCCACCGAGATCTTGTCCCCAGGCTTTACCTCCTCACCTTTATTGAGGAGTTCCACCTCACGGATAAACTTGACCGGAGGAGCTCCCGCCTTAGCCAGATGGCCTGCCAGTGGCTTGGTAAGCCTCTTCTCCTTCACCTTATCCTCGATGAGCCCGATCTGCACCGCCCGGTAGCCATCCCTCTCCTCCGTTTTCACCTGAAGGACGACACAGGGACCTGCCTTTATCACGGTCACCGGGATCGCCTCCCCCTCAGGGGTATAGATCTGGGTCATACCTACCTTTTTCCCCAAAATACCACCTATCATCTCTCGCTCTCCTTATTCCCGCTCTGGTCCGTAAGCCTTGATCTCCACATCCACCCCCGCAGGG
It contains:
- the rplC gene encoding 50S ribosomal protein L3 — encoded protein: MIGGILGKKVGMTQIYTPEGEAIPVTVIKAGPCVVLQVKTEERDGYRAVQIGLIEDKVKEKRLTKPLAGHLAKAGAPPVKFIREVELLNKGEEVKPGDKISVAIFAEEKAVDVIGTSKGRGFAGVFKRWNFRGGRNSHGSMFHRAPGSIGASAFPSRVFKGKKLPGRMGGRRVTVKNLKIVKVDEEKNLLLVKGAVPGAPGGYLIIRKPKGRE